Proteins from a genomic interval of Treponema brennaborense DSM 12168:
- a CDS encoding GNAT family N-acetyltransferase, producing MYVVAASAVPPEQVRAFLSLHEPFCVQLTERFSESDARSYCLIADRRVCGVVFVSKAGLMLHCFPPELSADFCRNAAHVLRCLFTDRSVYCISGAAAGTGILMRAAAESGAQPVPAEVRSYVLMSYGASPVCPAAETPTTEMPTTVRFSETLPASERIEAPRPPEALPAAGQSAPRLPEALSAAGQSAPRLPKILPITESSIAELPVIQCSAADEDLLYPLQRAYDIVEVLPEGRPFSELPCRGALRKALARRRVFGVGLPGGAGFAAKASVSAVSAKCVQIGGVFTVPEHRNKGLAARLVRYIAENAARGGQQAVLFVKIGNGAARAAYAKAGFTECGSYTIAYYAV from the coding sequence ATGTATGTTGTTGCCGCTTCAGCAGTGCCTCCGGAGCAGGTGCGGGCGTTTCTTTCCCTGCACGAACCTTTTTGCGTGCAATTAACGGAACGTTTTTCCGAAAGCGACGCGCGGTCGTATTGTTTGATAGCAGACCGGCGAGTGTGCGGCGTCGTATTCGTTTCAAAAGCGGGGCTCATGCTGCATTGTTTTCCGCCGGAACTTTCGGCTGATTTTTGCCGGAACGCGGCGCACGTCTTGCGCTGTCTGTTTACCGATCGGAGCGTGTACTGTATCAGCGGCGCCGCCGCCGGTACCGGAATCCTTATGCGTGCGGCCGCGGAGTCGGGCGCGCAGCCCGTTCCCGCCGAAGTCAGGTCGTACGTGCTGATGTCGTACGGGGCGTCGCCGGTATGCCCGGCGGCGGAAACGCCGACGACGGAAATGCCGACGACGGTGCGATTTTCGGAAACGCTGCCGGCTTCTGAACGAATCGAGGCGCCGCGTCCGCCGGAAGCCTTGCCTGCTGCCGGACAATCGGCGCCGCGGCTGCCGGAAGCCTTGTCTGCTGCCGGACAATCGGCGCCGCGGCTGCCGAAAATACTGCCGATTACCGAATCGTCTATCGCCGAACTGCCGGTGATTCAGTGTTCCGCCGCCGACGAAGACCTGCTGTATCCGCTGCAGCGCGCCTACGATATCGTCGAAGTGCTGCCGGAAGGCAGGCCGTTCAGCGAATTGCCGTGCCGAGGCGCGCTGCGGAAAGCGCTCGCCCGCCGCCGTGTGTTCGGCGTCGGTTTGCCGGGCGGTGCGGGTTTTGCGGCGAAAGCTTCCGTGAGTGCGGTGTCGGCAAAGTGTGTGCAGATCGGCGGTGTGTTTACGGTCCCCGAACACCGCAACAAAGGGTTGGCGGCGCGACTGGTCCGGTATATAGCGGAAAACGCGGCGCGTGGCGGGCAGCAGGCGGTTCTGTTCGTTAAAATCGGGAACGGCGCCGCTCGCGCCGCTTACGCAAAAGCCGGATTTACCGAATGCGGTTCGTATACGATTGCATATTACGCGGTGTAG
- the trxB gene encoding thioredoxin-disulfide reductase yields MESTRYDFIIIGAGVAGLTAAQYGARSNLKTLVLENVSSGGQALNIMHLENYPGLYPGIPGSEFIGKMEAQAKDFGAVMQKTQVLSVDKVGPLFTVKTADQTFSSEALLLATGAYPRKLGIPGEDTFAGRGVSYCATCDGPFFRNKRVVVVGGGDSACDEATYLSTLAAEVTLVHRRAQLRAQKAVAERVLRNPKITVRFNTVVKEIRGTQAVESLLLEDTGTGLTSEAAADGVFIFAGSVPRTELVPVLPHDDGGFILTDDRMATPIPGLFCAGDVRSKQFRQVVTAAAEGALAAHSAEKYVRDARSEAYR; encoded by the coding sequence ATGGAAAGTACTCGGTACGATTTTATCATTATCGGAGCGGGTGTCGCGGGGCTTACCGCCGCGCAGTACGGCGCCCGTTCCAATTTGAAAACGCTTGTCCTTGAAAACGTAAGTTCCGGCGGGCAAGCTTTGAATATCATGCATTTGGAAAATTATCCGGGCCTGTATCCGGGAATACCGGGCAGCGAATTTATCGGAAAAATGGAAGCTCAGGCGAAGGATTTCGGCGCGGTCATGCAAAAAACGCAAGTGCTCTCCGTCGATAAAGTAGGCCCGCTTTTTACCGTGAAAACCGCAGATCAGACGTTTTCGTCCGAGGCGCTGCTGTTGGCGACCGGAGCATATCCGCGGAAATTGGGGATTCCCGGTGAAGATACGTTCGCCGGCCGCGGCGTGTCGTACTGTGCGACGTGCGACGGTCCGTTTTTTCGCAATAAACGCGTCGTCGTAGTCGGCGGCGGAGATTCGGCGTGCGACGAGGCGACGTATTTGTCTACGCTTGCCGCCGAAGTAACGCTCGTACACCGCCGCGCTCAGCTGCGCGCGCAGAAAGCCGTAGCCGAGCGCGTACTCCGTAATCCGAAAATCACCGTCCGCTTCAACACCGTCGTAAAAGAGATCCGCGGTACGCAGGCCGTCGAATCGCTGCTGCTAGAGGACACCGGAACCGGTCTGACAAGCGAAGCCGCCGCGGACGGCGTTTTCATCTTTGCAGGTTCCGTTCCCCGTACGGAGTTGGTGCCGGTGTTGCCGCACGACGACGGCGGATTTATCCTGACGGACGACCGCATGGCGACGCCGATTCCGGGACTGTTCTGCGCCGGCGACGTCCGCTCCAAACAGTTCCGGCAAGTGGTAACCGCCGCTGCGGAAGGCGCGCTCGCCGCCCATTCGGCCGAAAAGTATGTCAGGGACGCGCGGAGCGAGGCGTATCGGTAA
- a CDS encoding glycogen/starch/alpha-glucan phosphorylase: protein MKFDAQQFKEALTERLKRQYGKDITQANRHDLFDAVSASALELIMNNWMETRRQYDKKPTRQVYYLSAEFLMGRALGNNLINALIRDSVAEVLKEMNIDYNLLEDEEPDAGLGNGGLGRLAACFLDSLATLDYPGHGYGIRYEYGMFEQHIENGYQVEYPDNWLKHRDPWEIKRSDLAVTVKFGGRVAVRKGENGRDCFYVENAENVTAIPFDMPIVGYDTNTVNTLRLWQASSPNGFDLQLFNNMEYNRAVERQNSAENISRVLYPNDSGPSGKALRLKQQYFFTSASLQDLIRHFVHNHGTDFSKFPELHVIQLNDTHPVVAIPELMRILMDEYGMGWEDSWGIVAKTFAYTNHTILAEALEKWPIDIFQGLLPRIYQIVEEINRRFLIELRGKYPADYAKQNRMSIIANGMIHMAWLAIHGSFSVNGVAALHTELLKTQELKDWAELYPKKFNNKTNGVTQRRWLLSANPELANFITQKIGHGWEKDLSKLKQLEKFADDSAVQKDFLAIKRRNKERLADYLKVTQNEFLDPDSIFDVQIKRLHEYKRQLLNVLHIMYLYNRILEDPSFNPPARTYIFGAKAASGYRRAKSIIKLINTVAERINNDRRVRGKLRVVFVENYRVSVAEKLFPASDVSEQISTAGKEASGTGNMKFMINGALTLGTLDGANIEIVEEAGNENAFIFGLTADEILKIEKEHSYNPQKYLERNPHLAKVMNQLIDGTYDPTHQLFKELYDSLVYGIEGQRPDVYYVLADFDAYAAAQEQVAEAYTDSAAWAKKAILNIARSGKFSSDRTIEDYVRDIWKLKKVTVN from the coding sequence ATGAAGTTTGACGCACAGCAATTTAAAGAAGCCCTGACGGAACGCCTGAAACGTCAGTACGGAAAAGACATAACGCAGGCAAACCGGCACGATCTTTTCGACGCAGTTTCCGCATCCGCGCTTGAACTGATAATGAACAACTGGATGGAAACCCGCCGCCAGTACGACAAAAAGCCGACCCGTCAAGTCTATTATTTGTCCGCGGAATTCCTTATGGGACGCGCTTTGGGAAACAACCTGATCAACGCACTCATCCGCGACAGCGTTGCCGAAGTTCTCAAGGAAATGAACATCGATTACAATCTGCTTGAAGACGAAGAACCGGACGCCGGTCTCGGCAACGGCGGACTCGGCCGGCTCGCCGCCTGTTTCCTCGACTCGCTCGCAACGCTCGACTACCCGGGACACGGATACGGAATCCGCTATGAATACGGCATGTTCGAGCAGCACATTGAAAACGGCTACCAAGTCGAATATCCCGACAACTGGCTGAAACACCGCGATCCGTGGGAAATCAAACGCAGCGACTTGGCAGTCACCGTTAAATTCGGCGGCCGCGTCGCCGTCCGCAAAGGTGAAAACGGACGCGATTGCTTTTACGTTGAAAACGCGGAAAACGTAACGGCGATTCCCTTCGACATGCCGATCGTCGGCTACGACACGAATACGGTAAACACGCTGCGCCTGTGGCAGGCGTCTTCCCCGAACGGATTCGACCTGCAACTGTTCAATAATATGGAATACAACCGCGCCGTCGAACGGCAGAACAGCGCCGAAAACATTTCCCGCGTTCTGTACCCGAACGATTCCGGTCCCAGCGGCAAAGCGCTGCGGCTCAAGCAGCAATATTTTTTCACGTCCGCAAGTTTGCAGGATCTGATCCGGCATTTCGTACATAATCACGGAACCGATTTCTCCAAATTTCCGGAACTGCACGTTATCCAGCTGAACGACACGCATCCGGTCGTCGCCATTCCCGAACTGATGCGCATCCTGATGGACGAATACGGCATGGGTTGGGAAGATTCCTGGGGCATCGTGGCCAAAACGTTCGCATATACAAATCACACGATTCTTGCCGAAGCGCTCGAAAAGTGGCCGATCGACATTTTTCAGGGACTGCTGCCCCGTATTTATCAGATCGTCGAAGAAATCAACCGCCGCTTCCTGATCGAATTGCGCGGCAAATATCCGGCCGACTACGCAAAGCAGAACCGTATGTCCATCATCGCCAACGGGATGATTCACATGGCATGGCTCGCCATCCACGGCTCGTTCAGCGTGAACGGCGTCGCGGCGCTCCACACCGAGCTGCTCAAAACGCAGGAACTCAAAGATTGGGCGGAATTATATCCGAAGAAATTCAACAACAAAACGAACGGCGTTACGCAGCGCCGCTGGCTGCTCAGCGCGAATCCCGAACTGGCGAACTTTATCACGCAGAAAATCGGACACGGCTGGGAAAAAGACCTGTCGAAACTCAAACAGCTCGAAAAATTTGCCGACGATTCCGCCGTTCAGAAAGACTTTTTGGCTATCAAACGCCGCAACAAGGAACGCCTTGCCGACTATTTAAAAGTAACCCAAAACGAATTCCTTGATCCGGACTCGATCTTCGACGTTCAGATCAAGCGTCTGCACGAATACAAACGGCAGCTGCTGAACGTACTGCACATCATGTACTTGTACAACCGCATTTTGGAAGATCCGTCTTTCAATCCGCCGGCGCGTACGTACATTTTCGGCGCGAAGGCTGCGTCCGGTTACCGCCGCGCGAAATCGATCATAAAACTGATCAACACGGTCGCCGAGCGCATCAACAACGACCGCCGCGTCCGCGGAAAACTGCGCGTCGTATTCGTTGAAAATTACCGCGTCAGCGTGGCTGAAAAACTGTTTCCCGCGTCCGACGTATCCGAACAGATTTCAACCGCCGGAAAAGAAGCGTCCGGTACCGGAAACATGAAGTTCATGATAAACGGCGCGCTCACGCTGGGAACGCTCGACGGTGCGAATATTGAAATCGTAGAAGAAGCCGGCAATGAAAACGCGTTCATCTTCGGTCTGACGGCCGACGAGATACTCAAGATAGAAAAAGAACACAGTTATAATCCGCAGAAATATCTTGAACGCAATCCGCACTTGGCAAAAGTCATGAACCAGCTCATAGACGGAACTTACGATCCGACCCATCAGCTGTTCAAAGAGCTGTACGACTCGCTGGTATACGGAATAGAAGGGCAGCGCCCGGACGTGTATTACGTACTGGCGGATTTCGACGCGTATGCGGCGGCGCAGGAACAGGTGGCGGAAGCGTATACCGATTCCGCCGCTTGGGCAAAGAAAGCGATCCTGAACATTGCCCGTTCAGGCAAATTCAGTTCCGACCGCACGATTGAAGATTACGTGCGCGATATCTGGAAACTGAAAAAAGTAACGGTAAACTGA
- a CDS encoding bifunctional diguanylate cyclase/phosphodiesterase, which translates to MNRSNTNSTKPYLFAIIIFLFVLLLAGLLTLYFISNRTILKSETESSVASVAQVTVTAIQTRLHSVLHNMEVSALAALQMNSPQELLEFVRQADTDNTFKDITWMQRDGSAQSVSGKRLNIPITPEHENVFSGRSAVFYVEDSPVTHMPSIVAAVPASIGGNRSGILMGSSPVTFLSSFLLIDTFNGQGFSHIVDSHGNLILTSENSNSEQTQSNFFDHMKKEGTVTRDYSLEKMQRNMENMLPGFLYYRFPGGKEKVLYYIPVEADDWYLFSILPVEATQERIFQQITNSAAFSFIIIVLFTTTAALFMKHNRKYRKELETALFVDPITGGISCMKFEQLARKRITEALPGTYTFLSLDICGFKLINDINGGGGGNATLMYTHSVLSTFLNDETIMCRVNADVFNVLMPTVSEAQIKKMLTEFSAALNKFNETRKNKYFLRIKAGLYMISDSGLSFMAIRDRSNIARKLAKEKQRATLFAYEFYNDAELLRQNTEREFENSMEQALRNREFKMYLQPKINIQTGKIAGAEALVRWENPSYGLLPPDKFIPVFERNGFITMIDLYIFEQACSFLRRQIDENAAVLHISVNLSRAHLFDPDFLQKFIVIRNKYDIPSQLLEFEITESMAFQQSAIIADVINKIHAAGFSCSIDDFGSGYSSLNALADIPADVLKLDKAFFRNDSQKENRNHRIIASVIALAKQLGMKVVAEGIETTSQAHFLQNVRCDIIQGYIYSRPLTVADFTLFSENWKQSPSIPAAYEIQES; encoded by the coding sequence ATGAACCGTTCGAATACGAATAGCACAAAGCCGTACCTGTTTGCAATCATCATCTTCCTATTCGTTCTCCTGCTGGCGGGATTACTGACACTTTATTTCATTTCCAACAGAACCATTCTGAAGTCCGAAACGGAAAGTTCCGTCGCGTCCGTCGCTCAGGTAACCGTAACGGCAATACAAACCCGACTGCACAGCGTCCTGCACAACATGGAAGTGTCGGCGCTGGCCGCACTGCAAATGAATTCGCCGCAGGAACTGCTGGAGTTCGTCCGGCAGGCCGACACCGACAACACCTTCAAAGATATCACCTGGATGCAGCGCGACGGCAGCGCGCAGTCGGTATCGGGAAAACGGCTGAACATTCCGATAACGCCGGAACATGAAAACGTATTTTCCGGCCGGTCGGCCGTATTTTACGTTGAGGACTCCCCCGTTACGCATATGCCGTCGATCGTTGCGGCGGTGCCCGCGTCTATCGGCGGAAACCGGAGCGGTATTCTCATGGGAAGCAGCCCGGTAACCTTTTTAAGCAGCTTTCTGCTGATAGACACGTTCAACGGGCAGGGCTTTTCGCATATCGTCGACTCGCACGGTAATCTGATTCTGACCTCCGAAAACAGCAATTCCGAGCAGACGCAATCGAATTTCTTCGATCATATGAAAAAAGAGGGAACCGTTACCAGAGATTACTCTCTGGAAAAAATGCAGCGAAATATGGAAAACATGCTGCCGGGATTTCTGTACTACCGCTTTCCGGGCGGAAAAGAAAAGGTGCTCTATTACATTCCCGTGGAAGCAGACGACTGGTATCTTTTTTCCATACTGCCGGTTGAAGCCACGCAGGAACGCATTTTTCAGCAAATAACCAATTCCGCCGCCTTCAGCTTTATCATTATCGTGCTGTTCACGACGACCGCGGCCCTCTTTATGAAGCACAACCGGAAATACCGCAAAGAGCTCGAAACCGCACTGTTCGTCGATCCGATTACCGGCGGTATAAGCTGCATGAAATTCGAACAGCTCGCCCGCAAACGGATTACCGAAGCGCTTCCGGGAACGTATACGTTTTTATCGCTGGATATCTGCGGATTCAAGCTGATAAACGACATCAACGGCGGAGGCGGCGGCAACGCAACGCTCATGTACACCCATTCGGTTCTGTCAACATTTCTGAACGATGAAACGATCATGTGCCGCGTAAACGCGGATGTTTTCAACGTACTGATGCCCACCGTAAGCGAAGCGCAAATCAAAAAAATGCTGACGGAATTTTCCGCCGCACTGAATAAATTCAACGAAACGCGCAAAAACAAATATTTTCTGCGCATAAAAGCCGGCCTTTACATGATAAGCGATTCCGGCCTGAGTTTTATGGCGATCAGAGACCGCAGCAACATCGCCCGCAAATTGGCAAAAGAAAAACAGCGGGCAACGCTCTTTGCTTACGAGTTTTATAACGATGCGGAATTGCTGCGCCAAAACACCGAACGTGAATTTGAAAATTCAATGGAACAGGCGCTCAGAAATCGGGAATTTAAAATGTATTTACAGCCCAAAATCAATATCCAAACCGGTAAGATTGCGGGAGCCGAGGCGCTCGTCCGTTGGGAAAATCCTTCGTACGGGCTTCTTCCGCCGGATAAATTCATTCCGGTATTCGAGCGCAACGGATTCATAACGATGATCGACCTGTACATTTTCGAGCAGGCGTGTTCGTTTCTGCGCCGGCAAATTGACGAAAACGCAGCGGTGCTGCATATTTCGGTTAATTTGTCGCGCGCACATCTGTTCGATCCCGATTTTTTGCAGAAATTCATCGTTATTAGGAACAAATACGATATTCCGTCCCAGCTGCTTGAATTTGAAATAACCGAATCGATGGCGTTCCAGCAGTCCGCTATTATTGCCGACGTTATCAATAAAATCCACGCGGCAGGTTTCAGCTGCTCAATAGACGACTTCGGCAGCGGGTATTCGTCGCTGAACGCACTGGCGGACATTCCGGCAGACGTGCTGAAATTGGATAAAGCTTTTTTCAGAAACGATTCCCAAAAGGAAAACCGCAACCACCGGATCATTGCGTCCGTCATCGCGCTGGCAAAACAGCTGGGCATGAAAGTCGTTGCCGAAGGCATTGAAACGACCTCCCAAGCGCATTTTCTGCAGAACGTCCGCTGCGATATCATTCAAGGCTATATTTATTCCCGCCCGCTGACCGTCGCGGATTTTACCCTGTTCAGTGAAAACTGGAAACAAAGCCCGTCCATACCGGCCGCATACGAAATACAGGAATCGTAA
- a CDS encoding glycoside hydrolase family 3 protein — MAKLQIVRGRAGRGRFLGSAARTAAAVFLSVCFSFFAGAQAPSAQSAAAPIEAALPERITFWSDYPADVLADTLVSRMSDEELLAQIFMFGWAGQEPSELLNRWVVERGLGSVKVFGWNTDNTTLVAESVVSLQQKSQQRRFQIPLFVATDQEGGWIRHVKGETSDTPGNLAIGASGYAADAWFSGYYISRELRALGINMNFAPTVDLYTNHDSSVIGPRSFGEDGDSVGVLGAAFTAGSLAAGVIPTAKHFPGHGDTGVDSHGNLPVISIDLDTLLNRELVPFKYLIAEKIPAIMSGHLSFPQIVPNGEPASLSKVFLTDILRTKLGYEGLIITDDMMMNGATMYAGNLSSAFRMAIEAGNDIIISSTTAQLNEALWRSNLELMKTSAAFKARVADAARRVIHAKLVYFKSGTAVPLYPDVSKIAESIPDPDGADFFLSQACRSISVFKGGSVPYAPAAGERILLAGQKQFPSFFSEAKLRYPDAKFVQFNYAMGPNETEWMSDYLAGFAKDFDTVIICVADAASAAVAERLRQLDVKTIVISVLAPFPAMKCDWADTVLLAYSYSPYSFAAVFGLLAGEFSARGTLPLSP, encoded by the coding sequence ATGGCAAAATTGCAGATTGTGCGCGGGCGTGCCGGGCGCGGCCGTTTTTTGGGGAGCGCCGCGCGGACGGCAGCGGCCGTTTTTCTATCCGTATGCTTCTCGTTTTTTGCCGGTGCGCAGGCCCCTTCCGCGCAATCTGCCGCTGCGCCGATTGAAGCGGCTCTGCCCGAACGGATTACGTTCTGGAGCGATTATCCGGCGGACGTGCTTGCGGATACGCTCGTTTCGCGCATGAGCGACGAAGAACTGCTTGCGCAGATTTTCATGTTCGGCTGGGCGGGACAGGAACCGTCCGAGCTTTTGAACCGCTGGGTGGTGGAGCGCGGACTGGGCAGTGTGAAAGTATTCGGCTGGAACACGGACAACACGACGCTCGTTGCGGAATCCGTTGTCAGTTTACAACAGAAATCCCAACAGCGCAGATTCCAAATCCCGCTGTTCGTCGCGACCGATCAGGAAGGCGGCTGGATTCGGCACGTGAAAGGCGAAACGAGCGACACGCCGGGAAACCTTGCAATCGGTGCTTCAGGATATGCGGCGGACGCTTGGTTCAGCGGCTATTACATCAGCCGGGAATTGCGTGCGCTCGGAATCAATATGAATTTTGCGCCGACGGTCGATTTGTATACGAATCACGATTCCAGCGTCATCGGTCCGCGTTCGTTCGGCGAAGACGGTGATTCGGTGGGCGTGCTGGGCGCGGCTTTTACCGCGGGATCTTTGGCGGCCGGAGTCATTCCGACGGCGAAGCATTTTCCCGGTCACGGCGACACCGGCGTCGATTCCCATGGAAATCTGCCGGTTATTTCTATCGATCTCGACACGCTGCTGAATCGGGAATTGGTGCCGTTCAAATATCTGATCGCGGAAAAAATTCCCGCGATTATGTCCGGTCATTTGAGTTTTCCGCAGATCGTTCCGAACGGCGAGCCGGCGTCGCTTTCAAAGGTATTCCTGACGGATATTCTGCGAACCAAGCTCGGCTACGAGGGGCTGATCATTACCGACGACATGATGATGAACGGCGCTACGATGTACGCGGGGAATCTTTCGTCCGCGTTCAGAATGGCGATTGAAGCCGGAAACGATATCATTATTTCGTCTACGACGGCTCAGTTGAACGAAGCGCTGTGGCGCTCCAATCTGGAACTGATGAAGACGTCCGCGGCGTTTAAAGCGCGCGTTGCCGACGCTGCCCGGCGGGTCATTCATGCCAAATTGGTTTATTTCAAAAGCGGTACGGCCGTTCCGCTGTATCCCGACGTGTCGAAAATAGCGGAATCGATTCCCGATCCCGACGGGGCGGATTTTTTTCTGTCTCAGGCGTGCCGGTCGATCTCCGTATTCAAGGGCGGCAGCGTTCCGTATGCGCCTGCTGCGGGCGAGCGTATCCTGCTGGCCGGGCAGAAGCAGTTCCCTTCGTTTTTTTCGGAAGCAAAACTGCGTTATCCCGACGCAAAATTCGTGCAGTTCAATTACGCGATGGGGCCGAACGAGACGGAATGGATGTCCGATTACCTTGCCGGTTTTGCGAAGGATTTCGACACCGTGATTATCTGCGTTGCAGACGCGGCGAGCGCGGCGGTTGCCGAGCGGCTGCGGCAGCTTGACGTCAAGACGATCGTTATATCGGTCTTGGCGCCGTTTCCCGCGATGAAATGCGATTGGGCCGATACCGTTCTGCTGGCGTACAGTTATTCGCCGTATTCGTTCGCCGCAGTGTTCGGCCTGCTTGCCGGTGAATTCAGCGCGCGCGGAACGCTGCCGCTTTCTCCGTAA
- the putP gene encoding sodium/proline symporter PutP: MNSRMVSVLAAFVCYLSVMVMIGWRYMKKNSSSGDFFLGGRKVGPWMTALSAEASDMSGWLLMGLPGVAYLGGMKEAFWTAVGLIIGTYLNWLLVAKRLRKYTIHTNDAITIPEFFTNRFKDSKRLISAVSVVFILIFFTIYTASGFVACAKLFNSVFNIPYLPALLLGIAVILAYTLLGGYLAVCATDFVQGTLMFVSLVVTAIIMVVSLGGPAEAAVKLSEFGTNFLNPFVAGGSFGTMSIVSALAWGLGYFGMPHILVRFMGLRSNADVKVSRRIAMIWVVIAFAAALLVGAFGRAYLLPAELSAGAADTVFIEAIKKTYPAFIGGLFLCGILAAAMSTADSQLLVASSAFSRDIFKGFIKKDAGEKTTLLVSRITVVAVAAVAFCISLNPNSSIFGLVSYAWAGFGATFGPLVLLSLFWRGTTRNGALAGLISGGITVLLWKPLSGGIFDLYEIVPGFLVCLTVAVVVSLLDKNKNSEILAEFDAYKKLED, translated from the coding sequence GTGAACTCGAGAATGGTAAGCGTTCTGGCAGCTTTCGTCTGCTATCTTTCCGTAATGGTCATGATCGGCTGGCGTTATATGAAGAAAAATTCCAGTTCCGGCGATTTCTTTTTGGGCGGCCGCAAGGTGGGGCCGTGGATGACGGCTTTAAGTGCCGAAGCTTCGGACATGTCCGGCTGGCTTTTGATGGGGCTGCCCGGCGTTGCGTATCTGGGCGGTATGAAAGAAGCGTTTTGGACTGCCGTCGGTTTGATTATCGGAACGTACTTGAATTGGCTGCTCGTTGCGAAACGGCTGCGCAAATATACGATTCATACGAACGACGCGATCACGATTCCCGAATTCTTCACCAACCGTTTTAAAGATTCAAAGCGGCTGATTTCCGCGGTGTCGGTCGTTTTCATTTTGATTTTCTTTACCATTTATACCGCGTCCGGTTTTGTCGCGTGCGCGAAACTGTTCAATTCCGTTTTCAATATTCCGTATCTGCCGGCGCTGCTGCTGGGGATCGCGGTCATTTTGGCGTATACGCTGCTCGGCGGATATCTTGCCGTCTGCGCGACCGACTTCGTCCAGGGAACGCTGATGTTCGTTTCGCTGGTGGTTACCGCGATTATCATGGTCGTGTCGTTGGGCGGGCCGGCAGAAGCCGCCGTAAAGCTGAGTGAATTCGGTACGAACTTTTTAAATCCGTTCGTTGCCGGCGGTTCGTTCGGTACGATGAGTATCGTTTCGGCGTTGGCGTGGGGGCTCGGCTATTTCGGGATGCCGCACATTTTGGTTCGATTCATGGGGCTGCGTTCAAACGCGGACGTAAAAGTGTCGCGCCGGATCGCCATGATATGGGTCGTTATCGCGTTCGCCGCCGCGCTGCTCGTGGGTGCGTTCGGCCGCGCGTATCTGCTTCCGGCGGAACTTTCCGCCGGGGCTGCGGACACGGTGTTTATCGAGGCGATTAAAAAAACGTATCCGGCGTTTATCGGCGGACTGTTTTTGTGCGGTATTCTGGCGGCGGCGATGAGTACGGCCGATTCCCAACTTTTGGTCGCGTCTTCGGCGTTTTCGCGCGATATTTTCAAGGGGTTCATCAAAAAGGATGCCGGAGAAAAAACGACGCTGCTTGTCAGCCGGATAACCGTCGTGGCCGTGGCCGCCGTTGCGTTCTGTATTTCGCTGAATCCGAACAGTTCGATTTTCGGTTTGGTAAGCTACGCCTGGGCCGGGTTCGGTGCGACGTTCGGTCCGTTGGTGCTGCTGTCGCTGTTTTGGCGGGGCACAACGCGGAACGGTGCGCTTGCGGGACTGATTTCCGGCGGTATTACGGTGCTGTTGTGGAAGCCGCTTTCCGGCGGAATTTTCGATTTGTATGAAATCGTTCCCGGATTTTTGGTGTGTCTGACAGTTGCGGTCGTCGTCAGTCTTTTGGATAAAAACAAAAATTCCGAAATACTCGCCGAATTCGACGCGTATAAGAAATTGGAAGATTAA